The DNA sequence ATTTCATTTTATACCTCCAAAAATCACAAAAATAACTTCAATTTGAACACTTGTTCAATAATATTTCGAAAGATTGGGCGGCGCCGCTCCCTTGCCTTCATCTAATTATAGGCTTATAAACGCAATTTTTAGTAAAATTTTTAAAAAAAAGTTTATAAAATTTAAAAAAAAAAGTTTTTTTAAAAGCTGACCTCTTATTGACTGAATGTGTAAAAATATGATATTGTATCTCCCTATATTTATATTTTAAATTACTTTAAATAAGGATGGGTTTTATGAATTTTATGCCTTTATTGGAAGGAACCGCTCAGGGCGGCTTTGCCTCCTTCGGTTTTTTAATACCAATGCTCTTGGTGTTCGTTATTTTTTATTTTTTGCTTATTCGACCGCAGAAAAAGGAACAGCAAAAAACCGAAAAGATGATTTCTCAGCTTCAAAAGGGAGATAAGATCATCACCATAGGCGGTATTCATGGTGTTGTGAGCTCAACAAAAGAAAAGACAATTATCATAAAAGTTGATGACAACTGCAAAATTGAAATTAACCGTTCTGCAGTAGGAGCCGTTTTAAAAGATGAGCCTCCTAAGCCCGATTTCGGCGGTGAAGGCGAAAAAAAGAAACCTTTATTCGGAAAAAAATCCGACGATTCCGAAAACGGCGGCACAGTTTCACAAAACGAGTCAAAATAAAACAATTTGCGGTTTTATTATTAAAACCTCAAAGGGAGATAAATAATGAGCAAAAGATTTAGGTTTATTGTTGTTCTTCTTGTCATCGCCTTGTGCTTTGTTTTCTTACACCCTACCCTTAAATGGTATTTTTGGACAAATCAAGAAGATAAGGCATTAGCCTTGGCATCAAGAGAAAAGATTAAAGATTATTCCGAAAACATGGCACGAGCTGATGTTGATAAGCTTATAGAAATGGCTGCTTCAAACTCAACAGAGCCTCTTTCGGAAAAATATGCCCCTATTATTAAAGAAGCTAAGACCCGTAGAAAGGCCTTGGATATGGAGATTCCTTCTCAATGGACGGCTCAAGAAGTTGCTGCAAGCTTTAAGCTTTCCTCAAAAGAAAAGTTTATACCCATAGCCCAGTCTATCTTAGAAACTGCGTATAGGGATTCTATTTTAGGCATAAAAAACTATCAAACAAATGCCGTTAAACTGGGACTTGACTTATCGGGCGGTATGTTGGTTATTATCAAAGCCGACTTGGATGCTGCAATTTCTGCAGATGGAGCAAGCAGCGATACAATAGCCGACTCAAAGAAGGCAGCCATGACTTTGGCCATGGACACCCTCCGAAGCCGAATAGATAAATTCGGTCTTACGGATCCCGTTATCCGCCGTCAAGGTGAAGACAGAATCTACATTGAAATGCCGGGAGCAGCCGATGCAGATAAGATAAACTCCATTATCATGGGCCGAGGTATTTTAGCCTTCCATATAGTGGATGATGAAGCTACTCAGGCATTTAGAGAATATTACCGAAACAATCCGGGAAAAACCTTTGATGCCGATTACAATCTTTTAAACCCCGAAATTATTCCTGAAGACTGTATGGTACTTGGTGTATATCACAAAGATGCCTACGGTATAGATGAAAGAGACGATAGAGAACCCTTCCTTGTCGTAAAAAAACATGCAGGTCTTGAAGGAAAACACCTCGTAAGTGTCGACACTTCAACAGATCAAAGATCCAA is a window from the Treponema denticola genome containing:
- the yajC gene encoding preprotein translocase subunit YajC yields the protein MNFMPLLEGTAQGGFASFGFLIPMLLVFVIFYFLLIRPQKKEQQKTEKMISQLQKGDKIITIGGIHGVVSSTKEKTIIIKVDDNCKIEINRSAVGAVLKDEPPKPDFGGEGEKKKPLFGKKSDDSENGGTVSQNESK
- the secD gene encoding protein translocase subunit SecD, yielding MSKRFRFIVVLLVIALCFVFLHPTLKWYFWTNQEDKALALASREKIKDYSENMARADVDKLIEMAASNSTEPLSEKYAPIIKEAKTRRKALDMEIPSQWTAQEVAASFKLSSKEKFIPIAQSILETAYRDSILGIKNYQTNAVKLGLDLSGGMLVIIKADLDAAISADGASSDTIADSKKAAMTLAMDTLRSRIDKFGLTDPVIRRQGEDRIYIEMPGAADADKINSIIMGRGILAFHIVDDEATQAFREYYRNNPGKTFDADYNLLNPEIIPEDCMVLGVYHKDAYGIDERDDREPFLVVKKHAGLEGKHLVSVDTSTDQRSNNPLVNFSLDAEGAKIFAELTTSNVGKRLAIVSDNKIKSAPNLKEPITGGSGSISGMSATEANNLKTVLRTAWLNVPLQLETQQVVGASLGDEKINEGIKALQWGLIAVLIFMLVFYKEAGINACIAQILNLYIMFSILSAFNLTLTLPSIAGMILTIGMAVDANVVVFERIKEELRIGKTREASINAGFEHAFSAIMDSNITTFIAAFFLSILGTGPIKGFAYSLAIGVVSSVFTALFVSRLIFDFGTQTLKLEKIHISWRKL